One window of the Archaeoglobus sulfaticallidus PM70-1 genome contains the following:
- a CDS encoding penicillin acylase family protein, whose amino-acid sequence MRKIAGIILLIALLAVVFKMYSYIELFAPLSGKAWVTDELETPYGLAKITRVTDEHINELETPYGLAKITYDEYGVPHIYAKNEKALYYAVGYVQAKDRLFQMDLHRRLMKGTLSEVFGESLVDSDIFHIKLDFYGAAKATWEEINKTPFGDLIEAYCDGVNAYMTSNLPLEFRLLNYRPEPWKPEDVFLIDKEISWELTGNFWDLKRALIAEKLPSALELYPEYLNHTSPIIRTNLVDKELLDWLKPFEKKGDVGSNNWVISGKYTANGKPILANDPHLSLTVPPVWYEMHIKTDEINVRGVTFPGIPVIIIGMNDHVAWGVTNVGADVIDFYYYVTKGDKYLYKGEWKNFEIEEKKMRVKTANGYEERTVLVKKTVHGPVIEKNGKEFAIAWTGFAATNEFYAIYKYNHARNMSDFIEGLKYFDVPAQNLVYIDADGNIMYYPAGKFPIRDTGNIIFNGSAGEGEWKGFKPYGKSTWEGFIPFEEIPHLINPDYVATANQRVVFDYQYYLGDSGYFADPYRGMRIYEMIDDAVKAGKKIDMEYVMKMQRDTYSKPAEFLIKQIKELKPKFSEKAKMYADELMNWDYRMDKNSRQALIFAIWLKHYINETFGDEFYSAGLDSDYYPKLWVLQNLDDNSKWFDDIRTSKVENKADIMARAMDKAVEEIEKNNYRVYGDYNRLKMNHPFNLDFLNYPNLPMNGSEYTVFNFRVNDKPFQVGSSWRMVVSFDKAYCVIPGGNSGNYFSKNYDDQLEMWVNGEYKEMVR is encoded by the coding sequence ATGCGGAAGATAGCCGGAATAATCCTGCTAATAGCTCTTCTGGCAGTTGTTTTCAAAATGTACAGCTACATAGAACTGTTCGCCCCGCTGAGCGGGAAAGCCTGGGTAACTGATGAGCTTGAAACCCCTTATGGTCTGGCAAAGATAACTCGGGTAACTGATGAGCATATTAATGAGCTTGAAACCCCTTATGGTCTGGCAAAGATAACTTACGATGAGTATGGTGTCCCTCACATCTATGCGAAAAATGAGAAGGCACTGTACTATGCGGTTGGTTATGTTCAGGCTAAGGACAGACTCTTCCAGATGGATCTGCACAGAAGGCTGATGAAAGGAACTCTTTCGGAAGTTTTTGGAGAAAGCCTTGTAGACTCGGACATTTTCCACATCAAGCTCGACTTTTACGGAGCTGCGAAGGCGACATGGGAGGAGATAAACAAAACCCCATTTGGGGATCTCATTGAGGCATACTGTGATGGTGTTAACGCTTACATGACATCAAACCTCCCGCTCGAGTTCAGACTCCTTAACTACAGGCCAGAACCATGGAAGCCTGAAGATGTTTTTCTCATCGATAAGGAAATATCCTGGGAGCTAACCGGGAACTTCTGGGATCTGAAGAGGGCTTTAATAGCTGAAAAACTCCCTTCAGCTCTGGAACTCTATCCAGAGTATCTGAACCACACATCACCGATTATCAGGACGAACCTCGTTGATAAAGAACTCCTTGACTGGCTGAAGCCTTTCGAGAAGAAAGGTGATGTTGGATCGAATAACTGGGTAATCTCCGGAAAGTATACAGCCAATGGAAAGCCGATTCTTGCCAACGATCCTCACCTCTCGCTTACGGTCCCACCAGTATGGTATGAAATGCACATAAAGACGGACGAGATAAATGTCAGGGGTGTGACCTTCCCGGGAATTCCGGTAATAATAATTGGCATGAATGATCATGTCGCGTGGGGAGTAACCAATGTCGGTGCGGATGTGATTGATTTCTACTACTATGTCACTAAAGGCGACAAATACCTGTACAAGGGAGAATGGAAGAATTTTGAGATTGAAGAGAAAAAGATGAGGGTTAAAACAGCAAACGGATATGAGGAGAGAACGGTTCTGGTTAAGAAGACCGTTCATGGACCTGTAATCGAGAAGAATGGGAAAGAGTTCGCCATAGCTTGGACAGGTTTCGCTGCAACAAACGAGTTCTATGCGATTTACAAGTACAACCATGCCAGAAACATGTCTGACTTTATTGAGGGTCTGAAGTACTTCGATGTTCCTGCTCAGAATCTGGTGTATATTGACGCTGACGGGAATATAATGTACTATCCAGCCGGAAAGTTCCCGATCAGAGACACTGGAAACATAATCTTCAACGGCTCTGCTGGTGAGGGAGAGTGGAAGGGATTCAAGCCATACGGAAAATCGACATGGGAGGGATTCATACCCTTCGAAGAGATACCCCACCTGATAAACCCGGATTATGTGGCTACAGCCAATCAGCGGGTTGTTTTTGACTATCAGTACTATCTTGGAGACAGCGGATACTTCGCAGACCCGTATAGGGGAATGAGGATATACGAGATGATAGATGATGCTGTGAAAGCAGGAAAGAAGATTGATATGGAGTATGTCATGAAGATGCAGAGGGACACATACTCCAAGCCGGCAGAGTTCCTGATAAAGCAGATTAAAGAGCTAAAGCCGAAATTCTCCGAGAAGGCGAAGATGTATGCTGATGAGCTGATGAACTGGGATTACAGGATGGATAAAAACTCGAGACAGGCTCTTATATTCGCGATATGGCTCAAGCACTACATCAACGAGACCTTTGGGGATGAGTTCTACTCTGCAGGGCTTGACAGCGACTACTATCCGAAGCTATGGGTTCTGCAGAACCTCGATGACAACAGCAAGTGGTTCGACGACATAAGGACGAGCAAGGTTGAAAACAAGGCAGATATAATGGCGAGGGCGATGGACAAGGCTGTGGAGGAGATTGAGAAGAACAACTACAGAGTTTATGGAGACTACAACAGGCTGAAAATGAATCATCCCTTCAACCTGGACTTCCTCAACTATCCGAATCTGCCAATGAATGGATCTGAATATACTGTCTTCAACTTCAGGGTCAATGACAAGCCGTTTCAGGTTGGAAGTAGCTGGAGGATGGTTGTTAGCTTTGATAAAGCATACTGCGTGATTCCGGGAGGAAACTCTGGAAATTATTTCTCAAAGAACTACGACGATCAGCTTGAGATGTGGGTCAATGGAGAATATAAGGAAATGGTGAGGTGA
- a CDS encoding COG1361 S-layer family protein, giving the protein MKGILRFGMVMFILLLLMQTSSALMYEEKPNIKVSVAGSNYFSKGEEKYIMLTVFNGAKKVKIDYFNDIESMFFDDGSMLFIAYNVTAELEGCDGIVVETPPQKIPALKPMTPLNLQYLLKVDEGIKPGEYNLKLKVTFERISDLSYFNILGVEMVPSQFTNTMTDEYSIVTKNPTDTNVTLTNTTVYQYKKLIGNYKLLYEQETQEIPIKIYVKEDDVKLEVVEVKGEDLIGGGKGKIEIKVRNSGEKTARNAYLVLEAPSGFEPSALSMTSMSSMPSSMTPMAGMPSGLQMGLPSGMPTGMSMAMPSAPSSSLPSTQAAYFVGELKPNETTEATFYIKINVKDGGRYPLKVRAVYVDANGDVKETEAVPFGIDVQASPVIEIKDVKSNIYVNAKGELRVTFTTSANLSDASVLISANPPLSVLSSEYYIGNIEKGKEYTAIFKLKASGESKPVRYPVKLYIKYRALNEYAETDEVSVGVKVNPKLSFEVLGTPSIQAGTEKVVTFKIVNTGDFEIKDANARITIVDPFTSTDDTSFIGDLKPNESKEVRFKIKVDSDATPKIYALNLEVKYKDLEGEWVTSEPAKALIDVKPSKPPYMLYGVFVLVALVAIGAYVRSRKK; this is encoded by the coding sequence ATGAAGGGGATTTTGAGGTTTGGCATGGTTATGTTTATTCTGCTGTTGCTCATGCAAACGAGCTCTGCTCTGATGTATGAGGAAAAGCCGAACATTAAAGTGTCGGTTGCCGGATCGAACTACTTTTCAAAGGGTGAAGAGAAGTACATCATGCTCACAGTATTCAATGGGGCCAAAAAGGTGAAAATAGACTACTTCAACGACATCGAGTCGATGTTCTTTGATGACGGTTCGATGCTCTTCATAGCATACAATGTCACCGCCGAGCTTGAGGGATGTGATGGGATTGTTGTTGAGACCCCTCCACAAAAAATCCCGGCTTTGAAACCGATGACTCCACTGAACCTTCAGTATTTACTCAAGGTTGATGAGGGCATCAAGCCCGGAGAGTACAATCTGAAGCTCAAGGTTACATTCGAAAGAATCAGTGATCTCTCATACTTCAACATTCTTGGAGTTGAGATGGTCCCGAGCCAGTTCACGAACACGATGACCGATGAGTACAGCATCGTTACGAAAAATCCAACGGACACGAATGTTACCCTGACGAACACGACCGTGTATCAGTATAAGAAGCTCATAGGGAACTATAAACTGCTGTACGAGCAGGAAACTCAGGAGATACCCATCAAAATCTATGTAAAAGAGGACGATGTGAAGCTTGAAGTTGTTGAGGTTAAGGGAGAAGACCTCATAGGTGGTGGAAAGGGGAAGATCGAGATAAAGGTCAGGAATTCCGGGGAAAAGACTGCCAGAAATGCATATCTTGTTCTTGAAGCACCATCCGGGTTTGAACCGTCAGCGCTGAGCATGACATCGATGTCATCTATGCCATCTTCGATGACACCTATGGCAGGAATGCCCAGCGGGCTGCAGATGGGATTGCCCAGCGGGATGCCAACGGGTATGTCTATGGCCATGCCATCAGCGCCATCTTCATCGCTGCCATCAACACAGGCAGCTTACTTCGTTGGAGAGCTAAAGCCGAATGAAACGACTGAAGCAACATTTTACATAAAAATCAATGTGAAGGATGGAGGAAGATATCCGCTGAAGGTTAGGGCAGTGTATGTTGATGCGAATGGGGATGTAAAAGAAACTGAAGCCGTTCCATTTGGAATAGATGTGCAGGCATCTCCAGTGATTGAGATAAAGGATGTTAAGAGCAACATCTATGTTAATGCCAAGGGAGAGCTCAGGGTTACATTCACAACCTCTGCAAATCTATCGGATGCTAGCGTGCTCATCTCAGCAAATCCACCGCTCTCAGTTCTCAGCTCTGAGTACTACATAGGGAACATTGAGAAAGGAAAGGAATATACTGCGATATTCAAGCTCAAAGCTTCCGGAGAGTCCAAGCCAGTCAGGTATCCTGTGAAGCTTTACATCAAGTACAGAGCCTTAAACGAGTATGCTGAGACAGATGAGGTCAGCGTGGGGGTTAAGGTAAATCCAAAGCTCTCCTTTGAGGTGCTTGGAACACCATCAATTCAGGCAGGGACTGAGAAGGTGGTCACATTCAAGATCGTAAACACTGGAGATTTCGAGATAAAAGATGCCAATGCTAGGATAACCATAGTTGATCCTTTCACATCAACAGACGACACGTCCTTCATAGGAGATCTGAAACCGAATGAGAGCAAGGAAGTCAGGTTTAAGATAAAGGTTGACTCAGATGCAACCCCCAAGATCTACGCTCTGAATCTGGAGGTTAAGTACAAGGATCTGGAGGGGGAGTGGGTTACAAGCGAACCTGCTAAGGCACTGATCGATGTTAAACCATCGAAACCACCGTACATGCTCTATGGTGTATTCGTTCTTGTAGCATTGGTGGCGATTGGAGCGTATGTCAGATCGAGAAAGAAGTAA
- a CDS encoding hydrophobe/amphiphile efflux-3 (HAE3) family transporter, with translation MSDRERSKEESMFQEFLENVARFVARKPGLVVSVVSLLIILSAISAQNVKLTSGTESMFNKDNVVYKQYELYQKDFGTGTQNIFIIVKGDEVVSTDVYRYMLDLQRSLEYIDGVSGTLSPASIIVEIVGYLPPDEAQLMQLTERYARDLAPEKTMTLIFVHLATNDKEKQNEISKEVERVVETSHPPAGLRVEVTGIPALNVQIQEEIKKSFGVTMAVSTVLMVLILFLTFSGVVRRKYTALMPLMISVVSVQTVYGLMPILGIPLSEHTNGALPMLIGLAIEYGAQLQNRYEEERKEGRDKDESIVISITRTGVAIVMALITTVIGFMSMLAPGIPSMAQFGIIASLGLIMAYIFTLTFLPAILKLIDREKTEVRAVEKEKGILERSLAMISSLTATRPVGILVFAFAIVVFGLYASSYIQLETNYNKYVPQDLPAMQRFNELERVVGGQAIYTLVLNTDEVSAKTLEDVDELSQYIVSREDLVYDYSSVTKVIKEVRAAYGRDGIPESDAELSYILDSLPQSELKQYISGNLIAVHFYTNADSQDEYERLYESIKRDVQYFGWSGGYYVTGSPVIYAEMGNIMINGQTTMTLTAYALIVILLLVVYRSIRKAVVPLIAITTVIGVMNTIMYLTGTKHTMISIALNSITLGLGIDFSIHVLERYFEERQSYSPIESVRRTIERTGKAITTSALTMAGGFGSLMFSSFPIMQSFGFIALIAIVFSLISALTVVPAFLMVTEKIKVGSNLAEIKNFASNSET, from the coding sequence ATGTCAGATCGAGAAAGAAGTAAGGAAGAGAGCATGTTTCAGGAATTTCTGGAGAATGTTGCGAGGTTCGTAGCCAGAAAGCCTGGACTGGTAGTTTCAGTAGTCTCCCTTTTAATTATTTTATCCGCCATCTCAGCACAGAATGTAAAGCTCACATCGGGCACAGAATCGATGTTCAACAAGGACAATGTCGTTTACAAGCAGTACGAGCTATATCAGAAAGACTTCGGCACTGGAACGCAGAACATCTTCATCATTGTAAAGGGTGATGAAGTTGTAAGCACGGATGTTTACAGGTACATGCTCGATCTCCAACGAAGCCTGGAGTACATCGATGGTGTGAGTGGGACTCTCTCACCAGCGTCGATAATCGTTGAAATTGTAGGGTATCTGCCACCTGATGAAGCCCAGCTTATGCAATTGACTGAGAGGTATGCCAGGGATCTGGCTCCAGAAAAAACGATGACTCTGATATTCGTTCATTTGGCTACAAACGATAAGGAGAAGCAGAACGAGATATCCAAGGAAGTTGAGAGGGTAGTTGAGACCTCTCACCCACCAGCGGGCTTGAGGGTGGAGGTTACTGGAATACCGGCACTAAATGTCCAGATACAGGAGGAGATCAAAAAGAGCTTTGGAGTCACAATGGCTGTATCTACCGTACTGATGGTGCTGATTCTGTTTCTTACTTTCAGTGGTGTCGTCAGGAGAAAGTACACTGCACTGATGCCTCTTATGATCTCAGTGGTATCGGTTCAGACTGTCTATGGGCTAATGCCAATACTCGGCATACCTCTGTCTGAACACACCAATGGTGCTTTACCGATGCTCATCGGACTTGCAATAGAATATGGTGCCCAGCTCCAGAACAGGTATGAGGAGGAGCGGAAGGAAGGCAGGGATAAGGATGAGTCCATAGTCATATCAATAACGAGAACAGGCGTTGCGATTGTTATGGCTCTGATCACAACAGTAATAGGCTTCATGTCAATGCTTGCTCCTGGCATACCATCCATGGCACAGTTCGGGATAATAGCCTCTCTGGGCTTGATCATGGCATACATATTCACGCTCACATTCCTTCCAGCGATTCTTAAACTAATAGACAGAGAGAAGACTGAGGTTAGGGCTGTTGAGAAAGAAAAAGGTATTCTGGAGAGATCTCTTGCGATGATTTCATCGCTCACAGCCACAAGACCAGTGGGAATACTGGTTTTTGCATTTGCTATCGTCGTATTCGGTCTCTACGCTTCCTCCTACATACAGCTTGAGACGAACTACAACAAATATGTCCCTCAGGATCTTCCAGCAATGCAGAGGTTCAATGAGCTTGAAAGGGTTGTCGGAGGTCAGGCGATATACACCCTCGTGCTGAATACAGATGAAGTCAGTGCTAAGACGCTTGAGGATGTGGATGAACTCTCACAGTACATAGTTTCGAGAGAAGATCTCGTTTACGATTATAGTTCAGTGACAAAAGTAATTAAAGAAGTGAGAGCGGCTTACGGCAGAGATGGGATTCCAGAAAGCGATGCAGAACTCTCATATATACTGGATTCTCTCCCGCAATCGGAACTTAAACAGTACATTTCCGGGAATTTGATAGCTGTTCATTTCTACACCAACGCAGACTCTCAGGATGAGTATGAAAGGTTATATGAGTCCATAAAGAGAGATGTTCAGTACTTTGGCTGGTCTGGTGGATATTATGTAACAGGCAGTCCGGTAATCTACGCTGAGATGGGTAACATAATGATCAACGGCCAGACAACCATGACTTTAACAGCCTATGCCCTCATTGTGATCCTGCTTCTCGTCGTTTACAGATCGATCAGGAAGGCTGTGGTTCCACTTATCGCAATTACAACAGTAATCGGAGTTATGAACACAATAATGTATCTGACTGGCACAAAACATACGATGATATCTATAGCTTTGAACTCGATCACACTTGGTCTGGGAATAGACTTCTCAATTCATGTTCTCGAGAGATACTTTGAGGAGAGGCAGAGTTATTCGCCAATCGAGTCAGTAAGAAGAACCATAGAGAGAACAGGCAAGGCTATTACCACTTCTGCACTAACTATGGCTGGAGGCTTCGGCTCTCTGATGTTCTCGTCATTCCCGATAATGCAGAGCTTTGGCTTCATAGCGTTGATAGCGATAGTGTTTAGTTTGATTTCCGCATTAACAGTGGTTCCAGCGTTTCTAATGGTTACCGAAAAGATAAAGGTCGGTTCGAATCTCGCTGAAATAAAGAATTTTGCATCTAACTCTGAAACTTAA
- a CDS encoding TrmB family transcriptional regulator codes for MKLVNKLKAFGFSDYEARALTALLSQGEMSAKEISLISGIPRTSVYDVMDSLVSKGFVEAYGKPRKFKALQSDEIIKIISERVNQDLEFIKKELPKFESAKIEEVRVYRGDLVLEKLKEFTESAKESIYGMLSYIHDDVKAILEMARCKLVLMSFNASTVRNAEAYEFTRKELMEEHKDYCNGMLVFDDIKTIFMFKGENVLAIVSESPVIAMFAKEMLNPLLESLKKKIKNER; via the coding sequence ATGAAGCTCGTAAACAAGCTGAAGGCATTCGGTTTCAGCGACTATGAAGCCAGAGCCCTGACAGCCCTGCTCTCGCAGGGAGAGATGTCAGCAAAGGAGATCTCGCTAATAAGCGGGATACCGAGAACATCCGTTTACGATGTGATGGATTCGCTCGTATCGAAGGGATTTGTGGAGGCTTATGGAAAGCCGAGAAAGTTCAAGGCTCTGCAGAGCGATGAGATAATAAAGATAATTTCAGAAAGAGTCAATCAGGATCTTGAATTCATCAAAAAAGAGCTTCCGAAGTTTGAATCTGCTAAAATCGAAGAGGTCAGGGTATATAGAGGAGATCTGGTTCTGGAGAAACTGAAAGAGTTCACAGAGAGTGCAAAGGAGAGCATCTATGGAATGCTGTCGTATATTCACGATGATGTTAAAGCCATCCTCGAGATGGCAAGATGCAAGCTCGTGCTCATGTCATTCAACGCCAGTACGGTCAGAAATGCTGAAGCCTACGAGTTCACAAGAAAAGAGCTTATGGAGGAACACAAAGACTACTGCAATGGTATGCTCGTGTTCGATGATATAAAAACGATTTTCATGTTCAAGGGAGAGAATGTGCTGGCGATTGTCAGCGAGAGTCCGGTGATTGCGATGTTCGCCAAGGAGATGCTCAATCCATTGCTTGAGTCGCTGAAGAAGAAAATTAAAAACGAAAGATAA
- the ilvD gene encoding dihydroxy-acid dehydratase encodes MRSDEVKIGIERTAHRALLKALGVTDDEMDKPFIGVANAYNTIVPGHMSLDKITQAVKEGIYAAGGVPFEFGVIGICDGIAMGHDGMKFALPSRELIADSIEAMVEAHRFDGLVVVGSCDKIIPGMLMAVLRLNIPAVVVTGGPMNPERIDGRNVTISTAFEAAGMYKGGKISEEELKLYEDFCAPYCGSCQGLYTANTMQIMTETLGMSLPYCATSPCGSSRKLRIAKQSGKRVVELVKQEINPREYVTEKSFENAITMDMLIGGSTNTVLHLPAIAKEAGIKLPLDLFDEIGRKTPHIVAIDPASNYTIADLDESGGVPMLIKKAKELFNNEMTVSGMKIYDIAEKAISRGGNIIRDLSNPIHEQGGIAILKGNLAEKGAVIKSAAVSEDMMVFEGNAKCFNSEQLALKAILNGEIEEGDVVVIRYMGPKGAPGMPEMLLPTAAISGMGYKRVALITDGRFSGATRGPCIGHVSPEAMVGGSIALVEDGDRILINIPERKIELKVSEDELADRREKWKPPERELKGYLAKYAKLVGSADEGAAFVD; translated from the coding sequence ATGAGAAGTGACGAAGTTAAAATTGGGATTGAAAGAACCGCACACAGGGCTCTTCTAAAGGCTTTGGGAGTAACCGATGATGAAATGGATAAGCCGTTTATTGGTGTTGCCAACGCATATAACACAATCGTTCCAGGCCATATGTCTCTGGATAAGATAACTCAGGCAGTTAAGGAGGGAATTTACGCTGCAGGAGGGGTTCCCTTTGAGTTTGGAGTCATAGGGATTTGCGATGGAATTGCAATGGGTCATGATGGCATGAAATTTGCTCTCCCGTCGAGAGAACTGATTGCTGACAGCATAGAGGCGATGGTTGAGGCTCACAGGTTTGACGGGTTGGTGGTTGTTGGTTCATGCGATAAGATAATCCCAGGAATGCTCATGGCTGTTCTCAGGCTGAACATACCAGCTGTTGTTGTGACCGGAGGCCCGATGAATCCCGAGAGGATTGACGGGAGGAATGTGACTATTTCTACAGCTTTTGAGGCTGCCGGAATGTATAAGGGCGGAAAGATCAGTGAAGAGGAACTCAAGCTGTATGAAGACTTCTGCGCCCCATACTGCGGTAGCTGTCAGGGACTGTACACCGCAAACACAATGCAGATAATGACGGAAACGCTCGGGATGAGCCTGCCATACTGTGCTACCTCTCCATGCGGTTCATCAAGAAAGCTCAGGATCGCGAAGCAGAGCGGTAAGAGGGTTGTTGAGCTTGTTAAGCAGGAGATAAATCCAAGAGAATATGTAACTGAGAAGTCCTTCGAGAATGCGATAACGATGGATATGCTGATAGGTGGTTCAACGAACACAGTTCTGCACCTTCCGGCTATAGCAAAGGAGGCTGGAATAAAGCTCCCGCTGGATCTGTTCGATGAGATTGGTAGAAAAACTCCGCACATAGTTGCCATAGATCCCGCAAGCAACTACACGATCGCAGATCTGGATGAAAGTGGTGGAGTGCCGATGTTGATCAAAAAAGCTAAGGAGCTTTTCAACAACGAGATGACCGTTAGCGGAATGAAGATCTACGATATCGCAGAAAAAGCAATATCGAGAGGTGGAAATATAATAAGAGATCTCAGTAATCCGATACATGAGCAGGGAGGAATAGCTATTCTCAAAGGAAATCTTGCGGAGAAGGGTGCTGTTATAAAATCAGCAGCTGTTAGCGAGGATATGATGGTTTTTGAAGGAAATGCCAAATGTTTCAACTCTGAACAGCTTGCCTTAAAGGCAATCCTCAACGGAGAGATTGAGGAGGGCGATGTTGTCGTTATCAGGTACATGGGACCAAAGGGTGCTCCGGGAATGCCGGAGATGCTTCTGCCAACTGCGGCCATCTCAGGCATGGGCTACAAGAGGGTCGCCCTGATAACAGACGGCAGATTCAGCGGTGCCACGAGAGGGCCATGTATCGGCCATGTCTCACCAGAAGCCATGGTTGGAGGCAGCATAGCCCTCGTGGAGGATGGAGACAGAATACTCATAAATATTCCGGAGAGAAAGATAGAGCTGAAAGTTAGCGAGGATGAGTTGGCTGACAGAAGGGAGAAGTGGAAGCCTCCGGAAAGAGAGCTCAAGGGTTATCTCGCCAAATACGCAAAGCTCGTTGGTTCCGCAGATGAAGGTGCTGCCTTTGTGGACTGA